The DNA sequence CAAATAAAAATTACAAGAAACAAGTCTTAGACTTGCTCTACCTCCGGCTAAGCTGCGTGTATTCTTTGAAAGAACTCAAGTTAGAATACAAGAAAATATAAGATAAATAGGGACTCGCTATTTTTAGTTGAGATTTAGAATAAAGCTGAAAATTAATTTGCAAAAAGTTATTTCGAATTGTTATACCCTACATGGGCTCAAAATGGGAATTACAGTTCTAATCTTACTTATTTTCTCTTTCTGTTTAAAAGCAAAAAAGTCTCCTTTTGACGTAAGCTCCTGGCAACAGGTACAACAACCGCATTAGTCAGTGGAGTAAGAATTTCAACCGTTGAAGTGGAACTAATTCCACTTCAACCACAACGCCCATAACAAACACCCCACAACGGCCACAATTCCTGCTCCCCGATAATCTTGCCCACAGTAACAGCCCCTTCAATCAAAGCTCATTCCCGGAAACACAACAGTCATTAGCCCCACTATCACAGGCACCGTTTCCTCTTGGACTATTTCTCCTTCTACTCTACCACCGGAGTAACCAGTCGATGCAACAACGGGGGTAATTACCTGTTCACTGCCAGTCGGGCGCCCTTCCACTTACGAACTTTACAGTGACTGCCTAATCCTGGCGGCAACACTACGTTTACCGTTCCTCTGCAGGTTTTGGGGGGACGGGGGAAAATGTTTGGACGGTGATTAGTGGGGTGAAGTGGACAAGATGTGGGCGTAAATGCAGGAAGCTTTAGTAGATAATACTTCCATTAGCTCAAGTCTTTTCCTATCCGGAAATGTAATGGGTAATATGGACGGAGTTACAAGTCCTGCCTCCTGCAAATCAGGCTTTGTTTATTAGTAAGTATAGTTTGGATGGAACTCGATCATGGACTCAAATGTTAGGAGTTGCAGGTGCGGACACGATCCTGCAAGGGAACTAGAATTGGATGCTAGTGGCAATGTTTATTTATCAGGCTATACAATAGGGTAATCTAGATGGAAATACTGTAGGCTCTGCAAATTTATTTGTGAGTAAATACAATACAAATAACAAAGCAATGGACTAAGCTAAGAGGAGGGATGCATCTACGTTTGGCAATGCAATAGCTGTTGATGGATCAATAGCGAAACTCTTGTGTAACGAGTTATAAGAATGGACCTAGTCTAGATTCATTTTAGCCATCCGAACGGCGGCAATTTTTATTCATTGTCAAGCATATACAAATGGGATCTGGCCGGGTTTTTTTTTAACAGATGGATTAGCCAAACCCGGAGGTGATGGTATAGAAGGTTATGGAATAGCTATCTCGCCTAACGGTAATATTATCGTAGCAGGAATGACTAAGATTACAACTAGATGTGGAACAACAAATGCTATAGCAAGTTAGCCATTTTTATTTTTAATTCAAGCATGTCTTATTCAACTTGTGGAAGTGTAAACAGTGGAGCTGGGTTTGGAATAGCATTGATTCATCTAACAATATTTATGTACAGGTTATTTTACTTCATTCTGCATTTGACTTGGAATCTCCAAAAATTCCTCTGGTTCAAACAATGATGCCTACTTAATTAAATTCATTCCCCTTCTGGAATCAGGCAATGGACTAAAGTCTATGGAGTAGCTGGTGCAACGAATACAAAGGTGTGCAATCACACTTTCAGGATCCAATATTTATATTACGGGTGAAACAAGTGGCAATTTAAATGGAGAAGAACCCTGAATGGCACACAAGATATGTTTATTATGAAATACGATTTACTTTCTGATACAGTAAAATGGACAAGCTAATTGGTGCTGCTGGTGCTGCAACGGTTGGTCAAGGAGTCACATTTGATTCTAACAATACAATGTATGGAGCCGGAACAACCACCGGAGACTTAGGTGGAACAACCAATCCAACCAAACCAAAACAATCCTTATTCATCACTCGATTTGTTCAATAAAATCTAAAGTCTACGAATAAATAATATCTAACTAAACTTTCAAGAATCCCCTTTGCATTGCAAAAAACATCATTGATCTTTTTTAAAACATCACTGATCATTTCTGAAATATCACTGATCTTTTCCATAATTTCACTTATCTTTTTTTAAACTAAGAGCCTTTACTTTCTTAAACGCCAGAATTTTCCTATCGGGGTAACAAGCGTTGCCCTTTCGGAAATGCAGTGGCTACAATCCATCTATCAGCAGGGTCTTTGTGATCCCATTTTAGGTTTTATGCGATATTCGAAATCTTAGAAGAGATAGGAATTTCCTTAAATCCTGATTCAGCAATTGCGCTATCACACCATTGAATCGGCGGGAGGCTAAGAGTAATATGCCCGTGTTTAGCAAGCATAAATATTTCCCAAGAGGTGATGGTGGATAACAAAACTTCTTTTGCATTTTCGATAGCGACTTTAATACGCGTAGGCATTTTACTACCGTTCATATAATAAATAAAAATATGAGTATCAAGTATTAGTTTCAAAGGTTTTCCATTGATCAGAAAAAGAGATTTCTTCCAATTTATTACTATGAATCTTGACACTGCCCTTAAGGCTTAATTGTTTTGTCTTTTCCAAAGAGAAACTGGAACTAAATAAGCAATTGGTTTATTTCCGCTTATGAACAAGTATTGGTTTAGAAAATCTCTCTTGTCATCAAGTAAACGTAAACAGTTTTGTTTGAATTCAGTAATCGTATAATCTTCCATATGTCTATTATAAGTGGTCATTTCAAAAAGTAAACATTTTTTTACTTTCAATCTGCAACGTTATCATTCTTCGTAGCGCATGGTTTGAAGCATCAACAAAATACAAACGAGTTCCGTCTGATGTTATTCCACCTAGATTTCCAAGAAGTGCAGATGCTCCTGTTCCGTCCTGGTAGCCATTAGCCCTGCAATGGTAACTACATCGAAACTAGAAATTTTTACTCTGCGAATTTTTTGTCCTGTGTATTCTGTTATGAATAGATTCTCCGTCTGTTTTTCGATTCCGTGCGGTTCATTGAATTCTGCCACAAGTCCAATTCCATCTGTTGAGGCTGCTACTCCACTTCCTGCGATTGTTGTCACTGCAAAGGAGCGCTCATACTAATCTTACGCAATGTATTACTTCCCACATTCTACAACATATAAATAATTTCCAACGGATACAGAAATCACAGGGTCTATTGAGACTTGCCGTTATACCGTTAGTGCTATCTACAGCAGCGGTAGTTCCGTCTCCCTACATTAAGTTACAACTCCAGAAGAAATGAGATACCTTTTAATCTTATTATTATTTCTATCACTAATATATAAAGATAATTTCCATCTGTAGTAATTCCATTTGGGAAATTAATTCTAGCAACACTTCCAACTCCAATTGCATCTCCTGAGGCTCCTCCTAGTCCAATTAATGTAGTTACCGCCGTGGAGCTAATATCGACTTTGCGAATCATATTGTTTGCTCTATCGCATACAAATAAACTGGTTCCATCAGTTGAAATTTGAATCGGAAAATTAAATCTTGCCGCACTTCCTGTTCCGTCTAACGTTCCCGAAGAGTCCCGCACAGTCCTGCTACCGTGGTTACATTTCCTGTCGCAATTTCATACTTTCGAATGCAGTGATTGCTAGAGTCGGCGATAAATAAATCTTTTCCATTCGAAGTCACTCCGAGAGGAAAGTTAAATCTAGCAGTTCCCCCTACAGCGTCTACATAGCCGGAATTCGAAGTTGTCGGAAGCGAACCAGCTACAGTCGTTACGCTTGCTGCGTTAGCCGCAATCGTAAAGGTGGAAAGAGTAGAAAGGACTTTTCCACCTACTAGATACCCGCCAACACAATTCACTGTAAAACTTACATCCGCTGTTAATGTTCCCGAAAGGGTTCCTCCGTAAAGAGCACACGGGCTTTACCTGTTGGTTGAGATTTGAAGCTCAGCGCAAAATTCGTATTACTCGGTAATATTGCCTATCTTTGTATTATTGTCGAATGTCTTAAAGGAATTTCCACTCGTATCATATACATCTCCAGGAGTATCAGAAGCAGTTAGACCGGTTACATTGACAACTCCGCACTTCCTAAAATACTATAACCCAAATTTGTCAAAGTCACAGTGTATTCCCTCTAGACCCATCTTCTGCTACCAGTGAATAGGTAACTGGATTTTGTAAAATCATTAGTCAATTTCCATTGCTTTGTAAAACTCATTCGCATAAATAGAATTAGCCGTCAATGTCTAAAGTTGCTACTAAATTAGTGAGAGATATACTGGAAGGTAAAACAGCCGTTATACTCAGATCCAGAAATCGTAGCAGTAACAGGTGGAGAAATTTTAAGAAACTGAAAACTCTTTAGATCTTTCGAACTAGAAAGCACAGGAGTTGGGATTGGTGTTATGAAACGGTAGAGGCGTTGTTAGGCAAAGAGAAAAGCGATTTTAATTTTGGACTTTTATCCAAACAAGCCAACCCGAATGCTAGTAGTAATAAAGAAAGAAAGACTTTCATAGTATATCAGACTTCCAAATTAAAAGATATCTTTTCTTCCTTATAGGTTAAACGCTTTAAAAATCGATGTCAAGCAAAACTATTAATAAATAGCACTTAAAAAAAATTACAAAAAAGATTTTTTGACAGAAAACTAAGCTAGACAAAGATACAAACAATTTTAATCCTTTCGTTGAGTCTAATTATCATAACTCTTCTTTCCAATTCGGCTCCCTCAATGCAGAATCCTTTGTAAATTTAAAACGAAATCTAGGCAGTGACTTTATCATTAAAGGATTTTTTCTAGGTTCTGAGCCAGTTGGATTTAGCTCTTCGTTTATTTTTAATTCTATTTTGGATGCCAACTATGTAGGCATTCACTATGAGTTAAATCAAGAGTATGCGATCTACCAGAGAATGCGTTACGATTATATCGAACCCGCCATCAAAAGAAACTGCGGCGAATTGCGATTTGGCAGAACTGCCAAAGAAAACCATTTAAGGATAAATACAAGTATCCGTTCCATTTCTACACTCTTCCCAAATCGTTTGACGAATACGAAATCCAAGCCATCCCCACTACTTACATTCTAAATTCCAAGAATGAAATTCTTTATAGTAAGATGGGAGACATAGTCTGGAGTAAAATTAAATATTAAAAATTACTCTAAATGATGCAGGGTTCGTAAATAACATTGAATTTATTGGGCTTTTTCTCAGTGATCTTTGTGAACTCTCTTAAAAGTTCGATTTTTGCTATCCTAAAATTTGGATTCTTGTGAATTGGATTCATGCACTATTTATTTTTATTTTTTCTATTCGCTCTTTCCTTATTCGCAGATCCAATGAAAAAAGGATATATTTCTAAAACCTATTCGTCTACAGACGGACTGGCTAATAATATCGTTAGTTCCATAGATCAAGACAAGAATGGATTCTTATGGATTGAACCTACGGCGGAATCAGTCCTATGATGGTCGTGAATTCAGAACCTATACTATGAAAGATGGATTATCCTTTGACGCTGTCGCACTGTTTTTTTGCAGACAAAGACAACGATGATGTCTGGGTGGGAACAGAACTCGGACTTACCATTATAAGAAATGGAAAAATTTCTTCCGATCAAAATGAATTCCCATTCTTAAAAGATCTTGAAAATAAAGACATAAGAGCTATTGCCAAAATTGATAAGAATAATTTTCTAATCGGAACCACAGATGGACTCTTCCGAATCAAAGAAAAAGAAATAAGAGGAATTGAAATAACAAAAAAAGACAACAAGTCAATACCAATCCATATACAAGGCAAGCAATGAATCTATCTGGGTTGGAACTAAGAAAGAAGGTCTATTTATCGTTTTGCTAAAAGAAGAGAAATATAAATTAATTTCTGAAAAAGAAGATATAATTGGAATCAATGAAGAAATTGAATCCGAATCAAACGAAAATAGAATTATTGTTTCGTATAGAAATCGCGGATTATACCATTATTCCCCTATTGGAGAAAAGGAAGAAGGAGAAATTTATCGTCCTTATGATAAACTCAATCCTGCACATCGATATTTAATTTGCGAGAATAGGAATAGTGGCGCAAAAGAATTATCCTTTCTTTCCCAATTAGAAAATCCATTCTTAAAGAAGACAAGCATTATACTCAGGGAATAT is a window from the Leptospiraceae bacterium genome containing:
- a CDS encoding PIN domain-containing protein; translation: MKLILDTHIFIYYMNGSKMPTRIKVAIENAKEVLLSTITSWEIFMLAKHGHITLSLPPIQWCDSAIAESGFKEIPISSKISNIA